In a single window of the Streptomyces sp. NBC_00353 genome:
- a CDS encoding winged helix-turn-helix transcriptional regulator has product MAEHSEQACRRVDVGITRVFELFGKRWTGPIVSVLMQHPVHFADLRRAIPGISERMLSDRLSELGAAGLVVREVDEGPPLRVSYRLTQAGAAMEPALKELALWSKTYLADDGGC; this is encoded by the coding sequence ATGGCGGAGCACAGCGAACAGGCGTGTCGGCGGGTCGACGTGGGCATCACGCGCGTTTTCGAGCTGTTCGGGAAGCGCTGGACGGGCCCGATCGTCTCCGTACTCATGCAGCATCCGGTGCACTTTGCCGATCTGCGGCGGGCGATTCCGGGCATCAGTGAGCGCATGCTCTCGGACCGGCTGTCCGAGCTCGGTGCTGCCGGGCTGGTGGTCCGCGAGGTCGACGAGGGGCCGCCGCTGCGGGTCTCGTACCGCTTGACGCAGGCGGGCGCCGCGATGGAGCCCGCGCTCAAGGAGCTGGCGCTCTGGTCGAAGACGTACCTCGCGGACGACGGCGGCTGCTAG
- a CDS encoding FMN-dependent NADH-azoreductase, whose product MATLLHLDSAVFPQGSASREVTATFVQTWLEQHPDGQVVYRDLAANPLPHLDAAAAAAGAGDPLRSELAAELAAADAVLIGAPMYNFSIPSTLKAWLDQVIIVGHNAGPDSPVAGTPVTVVASRGGSYAPGTPRADSEFVQNYLEKLLTSMFGAEVDFIVPELTLAHSQPTMAELIPLAEASRAKAFTDAAEKAKALAARLAA is encoded by the coding sequence ATGGCCACGCTCCTGCACCTCGACTCCGCCGTCTTCCCCCAGGGCTCCGCGTCGCGCGAGGTCACCGCCACATTCGTCCAGACGTGGCTCGAGCAGCACCCCGACGGCCAGGTCGTCTACCGCGACCTCGCCGCGAACCCGCTGCCCCACCTGGACGCCGCCGCGGCCGCCGCCGGCGCCGGGGACCCGCTGCGCAGCGAGCTCGCCGCCGAACTGGCAGCGGCGGACGCCGTCCTGATCGGCGCGCCGATGTACAACTTCAGCATTCCGTCCACCCTGAAGGCCTGGCTCGACCAGGTGATCATCGTCGGCCACAACGCGGGCCCCGACAGCCCCGTGGCCGGCACCCCGGTCACCGTCGTCGCCAGCCGCGGCGGTTCTTACGCCCCCGGCACGCCGCGCGCAGACTCCGAGTTCGTCCAGAACTACCTGGAGAAGCTGCTCACGAGCATGTTCGGCGCCGAGGTCGACTTCATCGTTCCGGAGCTGACCCTGGCCCACTCCCAGCCGACGATGGCCGAGCTCATCCCCCTCGCCGAAGCCTCCCGCGCCAAGGCGTTCACCGATGCCGCGGAGAAGGCCAAGGCCCTCGCCGCCCGCCTCGCGGCCTGA
- a CDS encoding MarR family winged helix-turn-helix transcriptional regulator has translation MTGTPREREESLDVIQRELTAFARRARAAAARLHPELPLVSYTLLAHIDDQHGCRATDLAAHYMLDKSTVSRQIGTLEKLGLVERHPDPADHRIQVLHPTEAGTRALTSTQASRRAAYQERLAEWTADDLARFAEYLLRYNSSGGTTAQDAPQQP, from the coding sequence GTGACAGGCACCCCCCGGGAACGCGAAGAGTCACTGGATGTCATTCAGCGGGAATTGACCGCGTTCGCACGCCGAGCGCGCGCCGCCGCAGCCCGTCTCCATCCCGAGCTGCCCCTGGTCTCGTACACGCTGCTGGCACACATCGACGACCAGCACGGCTGCCGCGCAACAGACCTGGCGGCGCACTACATGCTGGACAAGTCGACGGTCAGCCGACAGATCGGCACCCTGGAGAAGCTCGGCCTGGTCGAGCGCCACCCGGACCCCGCGGACCACCGCATCCAGGTGCTGCATCCCACCGAGGCCGGAACCCGGGCCCTCACCTCGACACAGGCCAGCCGCCGCGCGGCCTATCAGGAACGCCTCGCGGAGTGGACGGCGGACGATCTGGCCCGGTTCGCGGAGTATCTGCTGCGCTACAACTCGTCGGGCGGGACGACCGCCCAGGACGCACCCCAGCAGCCATAG